The genomic DNA ATACCTGTCAGATGGTTTGCCCGAAGAACAAGGGCAAGTCGTGGAATCACCGGCCAGAGCTGCAGCCTGATCCGGAAACGGTGAAGCCGCTGCTTCTCCCGATCCTTGATTTGAGCAACCGGGAGTTCAAGGAACGCTTCGGCTCCAGCGCCGCCGCCTGGAGAGGAAAGAAGCCGATCCAGCGGAACGCGGTGATCGCGCTGGGTAACTTCAAAGATCAGGCCGCCGTGCCGAAATTAATAGATATCATGCGAAATGATTCAAGGCCGGTATTAAGGGGAACGGCAGCTTGGGCTTTGAGCCGGATCGGCGGAGAGGAAGCGCTTCAAGCAATCAGCCAGGCCGTATCTGCCGAGAAGGACGAAGAGGTGCTTGCATACTTGCAGAAAGCTTTGACAGTGCTGCAGGAGCACGAAGTAAAACGGGAGGATGGGATGGAGTGAATTCGGACGCAGTGAAGAGCTTGTACTATGCGGAGATGGACTCGCCCATCGGCATGCTTACCCTTTGCGGAAGCGAACAGGGACTGTGCCATATTGAATTTGGCTCGTACGCGGACCGGGCGGATTTTCTCGGAACATGGGCAAACCGCTACTATTCGGGTGCTGAGTATGTGTATGTCGCGGAGCCGCTGGCTCCGGCCATGGCTCAGCTTGGCGAATACTTCGCCGGGAAACGGCATAGCTTCGACCTTGCATTGGACATGCGAGGCACAGAATTCCAGCAAAAAGTATGGAAAGCCTTACTGGATATTCCGTATGGCGCAGCCGTCTCTTATAAGTTGATTGCCGAGCAGATCGGCCAGCCCAAGGCTGTTCGGGCTGTTGGCGGCGCAAATAATAAAAATCCGCTGCCTATCGTTGTTCCTTGTCATCGCGTCATAGGCTCAGGCGGAGCGCTTGTCGGATACGGAGGGGGATTATCCATCAAAGAAAGCCTGCTCTCTTTAGAGCGCCAGCATCATGATTGTACATTGACGACATCAGGCGAATAGCGATCGCTAAGGGGGATTAATTCATGAGATTCATGAGTGTTGAGGATATCGAACCGGGGCAGTATCTTGGCAAGACAGTATATTCCTCTAACGGGACGGTGCTACTGTCGGCTGGAATCCAGCTTACGGTCTACATGATTACGACACTGAAGCGTATCGGTGTAACCATGATCTACATCAAAGATCCGAATTTCGAGGACATTGAGACGGAAGAAGTGCTCAGCGAATCGACGAAAAGCGCGGTCTTCAAGGAAATGAGCCATACGCTGGAGGCGGTAAGGTCCGGCAAGGACTGGAGTACGAAAAAAGTCAGCGTCAGCGTGGACGCACTGCTGGAGGATATTTTGAATCACCGGGGCGTGCTGCTTCAGTTAACGGATATTCGCACTGCGGATAATAACGATTACATTCACGCGGTGAATGTGTGCCTGATGTCCTCAATGATCGGGCTTAATATGGGGCTGAATTACTCCCAGCTTAAGGACCTGGCGATCGGCGCTTTGCTGCATGATATCGGTAAAGCGAATCCATTGGCGGAAGGGGCATTCGGGAGTGGAATGGAAGATCACCATACCTGGAGAGGCTTCGAGGTGTTGAAAAATAAGCGCGAGTTCAGCCTGCTGATCGCGCACACCGCTCTTCAGCATCACGAATGCTTGGACGGCAGCGGTCTGCCGCGCGGGCTGGAAAGCGACGACATTCATCTTTTTCCTAAAATTGTAGCTGTGGCAAACCGGTATGATAATCTGATTGGCGGTGGCGGCAGCAATGGCCGCCCTATGCTTCCTCATGAAGCATGTGAGCAACTGATGGCCTACTCCGAGAAGGAGCTGGATCATGAGGTGCTTGTCGAATTTACAAGAATCGTCTCGGTTTATCCGAACGGAACTTCCGTGCGCCTATCGACGAAGGAGACTGGCGTCGTAGTGCGGCAGCATCGGGGATTGCCCGGACGTCCGGTTGTTCGCGTCATTTTCGGCTCAGGAGAAGATATCGAGGTCAAAGAAGTTGACCTTGCCGTAGAGACGACGACTTTTATCGAAGCGGTATTGGCTTGAATTTTTAAAGATTCATTTGCTAGGTATGTTGCGGAAATGATATTATATCTTGAGGTACTGAAAGCATACCACAACAAGAATGAAACATTTGATCACAATACAGGGGTGGCTGAACCATGAATTACGTAATTCCTATTATTACACTTATCGTCGGCTTGGTCGGCGGTTTCTTCATTGGCGTAATCTATTTGCGCCAACAATTGATGAAGATGCAGAATGATCCGCAAATGCTTCAGAAGATGGCGAAGCAAATGGGCTACAATTTGAACGGGCAGCAAATGCAGCGCGCTCAGCAAATGATGAAGAAGCAGGGCATGACGCAGCCGCAAGGCCGCCGGAAGAAGAAATAATAGGTAGTCTATTTTTTTCGACAGACACACTCTGCTCCCTGGATAGGGAGAACAGGAAGGAGGAGGCGCGAGTGGCAGGCGTCAAAGATTATGTAAATACTCAGGTTGGAGCCAACCGGGAGAAGATTGAACACCATGTCCGCGAAATATTGAAGCTGATTGGTGAAGATGTTGAGCGGGAAGGCCTTATCGATACACCGGCAAGGGTAGCCCGGATGTACGAAGAAATATACGGCGGTTACGAAGTGGATCCTCGCGATGTGCTTGGAGTTACGTTCGAGGAGAACCATGAAGAACTCGTAATCGTAAAGGATATCGTGTACTACAGTCAATGCGAGCACCACACGGCCCCTTTCTTCGGCAAGGTGCATATCGGCTATATCCCGAGCGGCAGAATCGCCGGACTTAGCAAACTGGCCCGTTTGGTGGAGGCGGTCACCCGCAGACTGCAGGTACAGGAGCGCATTACGTCGCAAATCGCCGACATTATGGACGAGGTTCTTAAGCCGCAAGGTGTGATGGTCGTCGTGGAAGGCGAGCATCTCTGCATGTGTGCCCGCGGCATCAAGAAGCCGGGAAGCAAGACGGTGACCTCGGCCGTACGGGGAACGTTCCGTTCCGATGCAGCTTCTAGAGCAGAGTTTTTGTCGCTGATTAAGGAATAGTGAACGGGTTGCTCTAGCTCAAACCCTAAAAACAAAACACGCCTTCATGGCGTGTTTTTATTTACTTTTAAATTTGTTAATCCAACGCATCCCGTTATCCTGTACAGGATGCCTTCTTCATTTAGTTTGGATAGCTTATGTGTCCTGAAGCGGGATGGTAAAGCGTACCGTCGCCCCGCAAGCTGGATTGTTCTCGGCGCAAATCTGTCCTCCATGATGCTGAATCAGCGGCTTGGCGATATATAAACCAAGCCCCGAGTGTCCTTTTTGCCTGGAGGATGAGTGATTCCCCTGATAAAACTGCTTGAATGCCTGTTGCAGATCCTGCGGCTGTGCAAACCCTGCTCCATTATCCGTGATAGACATCATCACCTGCTGCTCGGTAATTTCGATGCGCCATTGAATCCGTCCGCCTTCAGGCGTATACCGGATGCTGTTTGTTTGCTCTGGATTAAGGCATCCCGCCCGTTACCGGCCGTAAGTACGCGATAGCCTTCAAGCTCCAGCGCATCTTGTATAAAAGCAATGATTTCTTCTTCATCATCCACCAATAGGATCGTTTCGTTTGCCATATTCAATTGCACCCTCCAAGAACTAGCTATAAAAAGGTCCATCTTGTTATTGTACACGTCAATTCTAAAGAATAAATAAAGAAAGTCTAATTACTTGAAGTTAATAATTGCCCATACTTCAACGGAGAAGGCGGAATCAATCTGGAGAAGCGGCAGCGGTCGCCTTTGCCCCCGGATTTCAACAGTTTTAATTGATTGATAGAAATCTGGGGGCAACAGCGATCGGAAGAATGATCCGCATGCGTAGTGGTGTTTAAGCTACTGTATTTATTCGTTCAATATGTACATCTTTATCCTTTCTTTATGATTGTACTTTAACCTGAAGGCATCATGATAAGGAGGCACGAGGATGGCAATGAAATCACAATCAAGAATAGAGCTGATAGACAGCTTAAGGGGATTTGCACTATTAGGAATCATTCTGGTCAACGTCACCTTTTTCACAACGTCGCTTCAGACGATCTCATATGGGGTTGATTTATGGTCTGGCTGGTATCATGAGCTGGCAATGCTGCTGCGCGGGATTGTCATTGACGGCAAATTTATGCTTATCAAGAGCGGGAGGCCGCCATTTATGGCAAGGGGACCATTCCCCAGATGACCATTCAGCGGGTGAATGATTTTATTGGCTCCATCTTTAATATGCTGCTCTTTTACCCGCAAATTCTAGGCATGTTCTTGATGGGCGCCTACTTCTGCAAACGCCGATTCTTGCATCAGGTTCAGGAGAACCGGAAGGGAATCTTACGGCTGGTCATTCTTGGCGGAAGCGCCGGTCTTGTGCTTCAGCTCATTCTATCGCTGGCGAAAGGGCTTCCGTTCTGGGGCGAGGCGGCAGCTTTGTTCGTAGGGGCACCGCTCTTAGATCTGGCTTATATCGGAATATTTGCACTTTTATACCAGAACAACTATGGAAGAAGGTACTCCATTGGTTTTTCTACCCTGGAAAAATGGCCTTCACGAACTATCTGCTTCAATCGGTCCTTTGCGGATTGATCTTTTACAGCTATGGTCTGGGATGGTATGGAAAGATCGAGCCAGTCTTGCAAATGTTGATTGCTGTCGGCATTTTTGCTCTGCAAGCGGTATTTAGCCGGGTCTGGTTCAATTGGTTTCCGATCGGACCCCTCGAATATGTTTGGCGCCTGTTCACCTATTGGGGAAATCCGCTGAATCGAGGCGAGAGAGGGAAGGCTGCTCCTGTTCATGAAGCACAATGATTTAAATCTTCACTGCATCAATGCACCTGAGCTTTAAAACATAGCCTTGCAATGTTGATCCGGGGTGTAATACAATGCTTCTAAATTAATCAATACAATATGTTCAAGCAAGCGATGATGGAAAGAGTAAGCGAAAGAACGTTCCTGACAGGAAAGGGCTGCCACCGACTGAGAGCGCCCGGGCGAAGGTTCTCCGCTGAAGTTCATTCCGGAGCTGGTAGGCTGATAATCTGCATGCTTCGTGCAGAGGGTAGGTTTACCCGTAACCCTTGCGTTAAGAGGTTCAAGTGAGATGTGCCTGATTATTTCGGCATATCTAATAAGGGTGGTACCACGACTCCTCGTCCCTTTCCGGACGGGGGTCTTTTTGTTTTATACACTGGAAAATGTGGAGAGGAGAATGTAAATGAGTCAACGTTTGGAACAATTAAGATCAGAGCTGGATTCCGTGAATCTGCAGCTGCTGGAACTGTTGTCGGAGCGGGCGCGGATCGCCCAGGAGATCGGTCAGGAGAAGCAAAAACAGGGCGTCCCTGCATTTGATCCGGTACGCGAGAAAAAAATGCTGGATGCTCTGGTGGAGCATAACCAAGGTCCTTTCGATCATGAAACAGTACGTCATTTATTTAAACAGATTTTTCAAGCATCGTTGAAGCTGCAGCAGGTCGATCATAAGAAGCATCTGCTGGTCAGCCGGAAGAAGAAGCAGGAAGATACGCTGGTTCAACTGGGCAGCACGGTGATTGGCGGCGGCACACCGGTGATGATTGCAGGGCCATGCTCGGTTGAAAGCTATGAACAGGTGCGCCAGGTTGCAGCGGCCCTGAAGCAAGCGGGCATGACGGTCATGCGCGGCGGTGCGTTTAAACCGAGAACATCGCCTTACGATTTTCAGGGCTTGGGCATGGATGGTTTGAAAATTCTGAAGGACGTGGCGTCCGAGTTCGGGCTGAAGACGATTAGCGAAATCGTGGACCCAGCGCATATTGAGCTTGCGTGCGAATACATTGACGTCATTCAGATCGGCGCGCGCAACATGCAGAACT from Paenibacillus woosongensis includes the following:
- a CDS encoding HD-GYP domain-containing protein, translated to MRFMSVEDIEPGQYLGKTVYSSNGTVLLSAGIQLTVYMITTLKRIGVTMIYIKDPNFEDIETEEVLSESTKSAVFKEMSHTLEAVRSGKDWSTKKVSVSVDALLEDILNHRGVLLQLTDIRTADNNDYIHAVNVCLMSSMIGLNMGLNYSQLKDLAIGALLHDIGKANPLAEGAFGSGMEDHHTWRGFEVLKNKREFSLLIAHTALQHHECLDGSGLPRGLESDDIHLFPKIVAVANRYDNLIGGGGSNGRPMLPHEACEQLMAYSEKELDHEVLVEFTRIVSVYPNGTSVRLSTKETGVVVRQHRGLPGRPVVRVIFGSGEDIEVKEVDLAVETTTFIEAVLA
- a CDS encoding YneF family protein; this translates as MNYVIPIITLIVGLVGGFFIGVIYLRQQLMKMQNDPQMLQKMAKQMGYNLNGQQMQRAQQMMKKQGMTQPQGRRKKK
- the folE gene encoding GTP cyclohydrolase I FolE, with the protein product MAGVKDYVNTQVGANREKIEHHVREILKLIGEDVEREGLIDTPARVARMYEEIYGGYEVDPRDVLGVTFEENHEELVIVKDIVYYSQCEHHTAPFFGKVHIGYIPSGRIAGLSKLARLVEAVTRRLQVQERITSQIADIMDEVLKPQGVMVVVEGEHLCMCARGIKKPGSKTVTSAVRGTFRSDAASRAEFLSLIKE
- a CDS encoding ATP-binding protein, which translates into the protein MRYTPEGGRIQWRIEITEQQVMMSITDNGAGFAQPQDLQQAFKQFYQGNHSSSRQKGHSGLGLYIAKPLIQHHGGQICAENNPACGATVRFTIPLQDT
- a CDS encoding DUF418 domain-containing protein; this encodes MPEQLWKKVLHWFFYPGKMAFTNYLLQSVLCGLIFYSYGLGWYGKIEPVLQMLIAVGIFALQAVFSRVWFNWFPIGPLEYVWRLFTYWGNPLNRGERGKAAPVHEAQ
- a CDS encoding bifunctional 3-deoxy-7-phosphoheptulonate synthase/chorismate mutase, with product MSQRLEQLRSELDSVNLQLLELLSERARIAQEIGQEKQKQGVPAFDPVREKKMLDALVEHNQGPFDHETVRHLFKQIFQASLKLQQVDHKKHLLVSRKKKQEDTLVQLGSTVIGGGTPVMIAGPCSVESYEQVRQVAAALKQAGMTVMRGGAFKPRTSPYDFQGLGMDGLKILKDVASEFGLKTISEIVDPAHIELACEYIDVIQIGARNMQNFELLKAAGNVQTPVLLKRGLAATIDEFVHAAEYIVSRGNTQVMLIERGIRTYEKATRNTLDISAVPILKQETHLPVLVDVTHSTGRKDILAPCARAALAAGADGVMVEVHPDPATALSDAAQQLNIPEFHDFLASVRKSGLL